From the genome of Vicia villosa cultivar HV-30 ecotype Madison, WI linkage group LG2, Vvil1.0, whole genome shotgun sequence, one region includes:
- the LOC131649078 gene encoding beta-hexosaminidase 1-like, whose amino-acid sequence MIELIFCKYCFWCIAWLRVQIYKALWSIRDKPRFPFPRLMLDTSRHYLPINVIKQIMESMSYAKFTNSHFLLKYLHIRTCGKVHSQSGSDTQLRMHMKLSTKFSLPFIWPLPAKFAFGNETLSVDPTLSLIGNSANSPILKAGFDRFKGIVFSNGFVRAGKAGYDVNKLDVVVQNKIEELHLGVDESYNLLISKATGSGKVIIEANTVFGALRGLETFSQLCSFDYSTKTVQIYKAPWSIRDKPRFPFRGLMLDTSRHYFPVNVIKQIIESMSYAKLNVLHWHIVDEQSFPLEVPSYPNLWQGSYSNSERYTVEDAYEIVNFAKMRGINIMAEIDVPGHTKSWGIGYPDVWPSPSCKSPLDVSKESTFDVLSGIMTDMRKIFPFELFHLGADEVNTDCWTNTSRVNKWLQSRNMTAKDAYEYFVLKAQNMALSKNWTPVNWEETFNAFPEKLHPQTIVHNWWSSGVCPKVVAKGLRCIFSNQRVWYLDHVDVPWDVVYNADPLEGIYNASEQKLVLGGEVCMWGEEADTSDVQQTIWPRAAAAAERLWSPRQYTTVLTASSRLQYFRCLLNRRGVPAAPVTNFHARTPPTGPGSCFEQ is encoded by the exons ATGATAGAACTGATCTTCT GCAAATACTGTTTTTGGTGCATTGCGTGGCTTAGAG TACAAATATACAAGGCACTTTGGTCAATCCGAGACAAACCAAGATTTCCTTTTCCCAGGCTCATGTTAG ATACATCAAGACACTATTTACCAATTAATGTTATTAAGCAGATAATGGAATCTATGTCATATGCCAAATTT ACGAACAGTCATTTCCTCTTGAAGTACCTTCATATCCGAACTTGTGGAAAGGTTCATTCACAAAGTGGGAGCGATACACAATTGAGGATGCATATGAAATTGTCAA CCAAATTCTCACTTCCTTTCATTTGGCCTCTCCCTGCTAAATTCGCATTCGGTAATGAAACTCTTTCCGTTGATCCTACACTTTCTCTCATCGGAAACAGTGCTAACTCGCCAATTCTCAAAGCCGGTTTTGATAGATTCAAAGGGATAGTGTTCAGTAACGGTTTTGTTAGAGCAGGCAAAGCTGGTTACGATGTTAACAAGTTGGATGTTGTTGTTCAGAACAAAATTGAAGAG CTTCATCTTGGAGTGGATGAAAGCTATAATTTGTTGATTTCAAAAGCAACAGGTTCCGGCAAAGTGATCATTGAG GCAAATACCGTTTTTGGTGCATTGCGTGGATTAGAG ACGTTCAGCCAATTGTGTTCTTTTGATTATTCAACGAAAACGGTACAAATATACAAGGCACCTTGGTCCATCCGAGACAAACCAAGATTTCCTTTTCGCGGTCTCATGTTAG ATACATCAAGACACTATTTCCCAGTTAATGTTATTAAGCAGATAATTGAATCTATGTCATATGCCAAACTT AATGTTTTACATTGGCACATTGTAGACGAACAGTCATTTCCTCTTGAAGTACCTTCCTATCCGAACTTGTGGCAAGGTTCATACTCAAATTCGGAACGATACACAGTTGAGGATGCATATGAAATTGTCAA CTTTGCCAAAATGAGAG GTATAAATATAATGGCTGAAATAGATGTTCCTGGTCATACAAAGTCATG GGGTATTGGATATCCAGATGTTTGGCCATCGCCCTCGTGTAAGAGCCCACTCGATGTTTCAAAGGAGTCTACCTTTGATGTCCTTTCTGGCATTATGACAG ATATGAGAAAAATATTCCCCTTTGAACTATTTCACTTGGGTGCTGATGAAGTGAATACAG ATTGCTGGACCAATACTTCTCGTGTGAATAAGTG GCTTCAGAGTCGCAACATGACTGCTAAAGATGCTTACGAATATTTTGTATTGAAGGCACAAAACATGGCTCTTTCGAAAAATTGGACTCCTGTGAACTG GGAAGAAACCTTCAATGCGTTTCCGGAAAAGCTCCACCCGCAAACTATAGTGCATAATTG GTGGAGCTCCGGTGTTTGCCCGAAGGTTGTTGCAAAAGGCTTGAGGTGTATTTTCAGTAACCAACGTGTATGGTATCTTGACCACGTAGATGTACCTTGGGATGTTGTCTATAACGCCGACCCACTAGAAGGAATATACAATGCTTCCGAACAAAAACTTGTGCTTGGAGGAGAAGTTTGCATGTGGGGTGAGGAAGCTGATACATCAGATGTTCAGCAAACAATATGGCCTCGAGCTGCAGCAGCAGCAG AGCGTTTGTGGAGTCCGAGACAATATACTACAGTCTTAACTGCATCATCGCGACTCCAATACTTCAGATGTCTGTTGAATAGAAGAGGTGTTCCAGCTGCTCCTGTCACAAATTTTCATGCTAGAACTCCTCCTACTGGACCAGGTTCATGCTTTGAGCAATAA
- the LOC131649079 gene encoding uncharacterized protein LOC131649079: MTSETSSQPSTYSLPHFDSLSELKMYLVINKRSNKVLYAQANKEVVDFIFDILSLSVLDSIKIVSDSEAGLYGNILKSITNLDVKCKLPVSIYKSYHMFILLEGGNGSASTNPSIYSGYVKKDLGYYYLINDDLTIKRYDRLFLYDLNFDLNPEGKEERVVIMTKVKATNFIKACMRGSTTVFTDVFLDNEAVDSED, from the exons ATGACGTCTGAAACTTCTTCGCAACCGTCTACGTACAGTCTTCCTCACTTTGATTCACTCTCGGAGCTGAAGATGTATCTTGTGATAAATAAGAGAAGCAATAAAGTGTTGTACGCTCAGGCCAACAAAGAAGTGGTAGATTTCATATTCGATATACTCAGCTTATCAGTTTTGGATTCCATCAAAATTGTGAGTGATTCCGAAGCTGGGCTGTATGGAAACATCCTTAAGAGTATCACCAATCTAGATGTGAAATGTAAACTTCCTGTTAGCATTTACAAATCCTACCACATGTTCATCCTTTTGGAAGGTGGAAATGGTTCAGCCTCTACTAATCCTTCAATCTACTCTGGCTACGTGAAGAAAGATTTAGGTTATTATTACCTGATAAATGATGATCTTACTATTAAGAGATATGATCGCTTGTTTCTGTATGATCTAAACTTTGATTTAAATCCTGAGGGTAAGGAAGAAAGAGTAGTTATCATGACTAAAGTAAAG GCTACTAATTTCATCAAAGCTTGCATGAGAGGCTCAACAACTGTTTTTACGGATGTGTTTCTGGACAACGAGGCTGTTGATTCTGAAGATTGA